The Microbacterium sp. LWH7-1.2 genome window below encodes:
- a CDS encoding trypsin-like peptidase domain-containing protein, which translates to MDDQEALDAYSSTVMRVAQTVLPSVAAVSVRTRQGAGAGSASVITSEGHLLTSAHVVEGAIGVEVAFPDGTVAAASVIGADPLSDLAVLRADVDTPPPLTMGDASKLGVGQLVVALGNPRGFSGSVTAGIVSALGRSLPTRSGRVIDEVIQTDAALNPGNSGGVLADSAGRMVGVNTAVAGIGLGLAVPINATTREIIDALRVAGRVRRAWLGIAGSTVPLGPHVAAKAGSKVGMQVVSVVPNSPAAVAGARVGDIVLSLDGVTIADPTALQRRMVEGAIGRRMEMTLWRNGALVDVVVLPEELRVR; encoded by the coding sequence GTGGACGACCAGGAGGCACTCGACGCCTACTCCTCGACGGTCATGCGTGTCGCGCAGACCGTGCTGCCGTCCGTCGCGGCGGTGAGTGTGCGCACCCGCCAGGGCGCGGGTGCCGGCAGCGCGTCGGTCATCACGTCGGAGGGGCACCTGCTCACGAGCGCGCATGTGGTGGAGGGCGCGATCGGGGTGGAGGTCGCGTTCCCGGACGGCACGGTGGCGGCAGCATCCGTCATCGGCGCCGATCCACTGTCGGACCTGGCCGTGCTCCGCGCGGACGTCGACACCCCACCACCGCTGACGATGGGGGATGCCTCGAAGCTCGGGGTCGGGCAGCTCGTGGTCGCCCTCGGCAATCCGCGCGGATTCTCGGGCAGCGTGACCGCGGGGATCGTGTCGGCACTCGGACGCTCGCTGCCGACGCGCTCGGGCCGGGTGATCGACGAGGTGATCCAGACCGACGCGGCCCTCAATCCGGGCAACAGCGGCGGCGTGCTCGCCGACAGCGCCGGCCGCATGGTCGGGGTGAACACCGCGGTCGCCGGCATCGGCCTGGGGCTCGCGGTGCCGATCAACGCCACGACGCGGGAGATCATCGACGCACTGCGAGTTGCGGGTCGCGTACGGCGCGCGTGGCTGGGCATCGCCGGCTCGACCGTGCCGCTCGGTCCCCACGTCGCGGCGAAGGCCGGGTCGAAGGTCGGGATGCAGGTGGTGTCGGTCGTCCCGAACAGTCCCGCCGCCGTGGCCGGTGCCCGTGTCGGGGACATCGTGCTCTCGCTCGACGGCGTCACGATCGCCGACCCGACAGCACTGCAGCGGCGCATGGTGGAGGGGGCGATCGGCCGCCGCATGGAGATGACCCTCTGGCGCAACGGCGCGCTGGTCGACGTCGTGGTGCTTCCGGAGGAACTTCGGGTGCGCTGA
- the panC gene encoding pantoate--beta-alanine ligase, protein MIVVRTVADLRAALRERRSGSIGLVPTMGALHEGHATLVRAARNTDETVVMTIFVNPAQFNEQSDLAAYPRTEGADLALAEAEGVDVVFAPEASEVYPDGFATTVSVGGAIAETLEGAERGRAHFDGVATVVTKLMLAALPDHAYFGAKDAQQVAVIRRLVADLGIPVTLVVCPTSRDADGLARSSRNTRLSPDERTRALAIPHALQEVTDAAAAGIADTEALRARAFATLEASGIRPEYVAFVDPITFAPKHTVDRPVLVAIAARVGSTRLIDNTVLGGA, encoded by the coding sequence ATGATCGTCGTCCGCACCGTCGCCGACCTGCGCGCCGCGCTGCGAGAGCGCCGTAGCGGCAGCATCGGCCTCGTCCCGACGATGGGCGCCCTCCATGAGGGGCACGCGACACTTGTGCGTGCTGCCCGCAACACCGACGAGACCGTCGTCATGACGATCTTCGTCAACCCGGCGCAGTTCAACGAGCAGTCCGATCTCGCCGCGTACCCCCGCACCGAGGGGGCCGACCTCGCGCTCGCCGAGGCCGAAGGGGTCGACGTCGTCTTCGCCCCGGAAGCCTCCGAGGTCTACCCCGACGGCTTCGCCACCACCGTGAGCGTCGGCGGCGCGATCGCCGAGACCCTCGAGGGCGCCGAGCGCGGCCGTGCGCACTTCGACGGCGTCGCCACCGTCGTGACGAAGCTGATGCTCGCGGCGCTTCCCGACCACGCGTACTTCGGCGCGAAGGACGCCCAGCAGGTCGCGGTCATCCGCCGCCTGGTGGCCGACCTCGGCATACCTGTCACCCTCGTCGTGTGCCCCACGTCGCGCGATGCCGACGGCCTCGCCCGCTCCAGTCGCAACACGCGCCTCTCACCGGACGAGCGGACGCGGGCCCTCGCGATCCCGCACGCACTGCAGGAGGTGACGGATGCTGCCGCCGCCGGCATCGCCGACACCGAGGCGCTGCGCGCCCGTGCCTTCGCGACGCTCGAGGCATCCGGCATCCGTCCCGAGTACGTCGCCTTCGTCGACCCGATCACGTTCGCCCCGAAGCACACGGTCGACCGACCGGTGCTTGTCGCGATCGCAGCCCGCGTCGGCAGCACGCGGCTCATCGACAACACCGTCCTAGGAGGTGCGTGA
- a CDS encoding squalene cyclase, translated as MTIDRDVLDWLLDSDPALRWQVERDIAGAPPEVWEATRARVGTEGFGARLLAEQDADGQWAGGAFFPAGFFGRAEQDEPGQPWVATTWVLKDLREWGVDAAVLDGTAEKIAENSRWEYDDLSYWGGEVDVCINSYTLASGAWLGADVSQLVAWFPEHRLADGGWNCEAEEGDSVRSSFHSTLNAARGILAYERITGDTSMRDARHGGEEYLLSRHLMNRATTGEVVGDFVTRFVYPNRHRYSALVALDHFRDVALLEGTPPDPRLADAVEVVRAARQPDGTWLQGTPLPGRTWFDVDVAEGEPSRWLTLIGTRVLDWWDAPI; from the coding sequence ATGACCATCGATCGCGATGTGCTCGACTGGCTCCTCGACTCCGATCCGGCGCTGCGCTGGCAGGTGGAGCGCGATATCGCGGGGGCTCCGCCCGAAGTCTGGGAGGCTACGCGCGCCCGGGTGGGGACCGAGGGCTTCGGTGCGCGGCTGCTGGCGGAACAAGACGCCGACGGGCAATGGGCAGGAGGTGCCTTCTTCCCCGCAGGCTTCTTCGGAAGGGCCGAACAGGACGAGCCCGGCCAGCCCTGGGTCGCGACGACGTGGGTGCTCAAGGACCTCCGTGAGTGGGGCGTCGATGCCGCCGTGCTCGATGGCACCGCGGAGAAGATCGCCGAGAACAGCAGGTGGGAGTACGACGACCTGTCGTACTGGGGCGGAGAGGTCGACGTCTGCATCAACTCGTACACACTGGCGAGCGGCGCCTGGCTCGGAGCCGACGTCTCGCAACTGGTCGCGTGGTTCCCCGAGCATCGGCTCGCCGACGGGGGCTGGAACTGCGAGGCGGAAGAGGGCGACTCCGTGCGTTCGTCCTTCCACTCGACGCTCAACGCGGCGCGCGGCATCCTCGCGTACGAGCGGATCACGGGTGACACGAGCATGCGCGACGCCCGCCACGGCGGCGAGGAGTACCTCCTGTCACGCCATCTCATGAATCGGGCGACGACCGGCGAGGTCGTCGGCGACTTCGTCACGCGATTCGTCTATCCGAACCGGCATCGCTACAGCGCCCTGGTCGCGCTCGATCACTTCCGCGACGTCGCACTGCTCGAGGGCACTCCACCCGATCCGAGGCTCGCGGACGCCGTCGAGGTCGTGCGCGCAGCCCGGCAGCCCGACGGCACCTGGCTGCAGGGCACCCCGTTGCCGGGTCGCACCTGGTTCGACGTCGACGTCGCCGAGGGCGAGCCCTCGCGTTGGCTCACGCTGATCGGCACGCGGGTGCTGGATTGGTGGGATGCCCCGATCTGA
- the corA gene encoding magnesium/cobalt transporter CorA: MPIVDNGVYVAGKRIENPSSLAETFEYTRAHHGMAWIGLFRPTPEEIAEVADEFALHPLAVEDALTGHQRSKLERYGDILFVVLRPARYIDETETVDFGELHVFVGPDFIVTIRHAESPDLSRVRRRMEQEPELLALGPEAVLYAILDEVVDEYTPVVEGVENDIDEIEDALFENGGVTLSKRIYDLSREVITLQRAVAPLADMLESLQRGAPKYEVDLELQRSLRDVHDHALRIIDKTAAFRSILDNALTVNATIVTQRQTDTALVQNEQVKKISGWAAILFGPTLVGTIYGMNFVYMPELEWPLGYPMALALMAATSLTLYWVFRKRHWL, translated from the coding sequence ATGCCCATCGTCGACAACGGCGTGTACGTCGCCGGTAAGCGGATCGAGAATCCGTCGAGCCTCGCCGAGACCTTCGAGTACACCCGCGCACATCACGGGATGGCGTGGATCGGGCTCTTCCGCCCGACCCCGGAGGAGATCGCCGAGGTCGCCGACGAGTTCGCCCTGCACCCTCTGGCGGTCGAAGACGCACTGACCGGACACCAGCGATCGAAGCTGGAGCGCTACGGCGACATCCTCTTCGTGGTGCTGCGTCCGGCGCGGTACATCGATGAGACCGAGACGGTCGACTTCGGCGAACTGCACGTCTTCGTCGGCCCCGATTTCATCGTGACGATCCGGCACGCGGAGTCTCCCGACCTCAGCCGCGTCCGTCGGCGGATGGAGCAGGAGCCCGAGCTGCTCGCACTCGGTCCCGAGGCGGTGCTGTACGCGATCCTCGACGAGGTCGTCGACGAATACACGCCGGTCGTCGAGGGCGTCGAGAACGACATCGACGAGATCGAGGACGCGCTGTTCGAGAACGGCGGTGTCACGCTGTCCAAGCGCATCTACGACCTGTCGCGCGAGGTGATCACGCTGCAGCGCGCGGTCGCACCGCTCGCCGACATGCTCGAGTCGCTGCAGCGCGGCGCGCCGAAGTACGAGGTCGACCTCGAACTGCAGCGCTCGCTCCGAGACGTGCACGACCACGCCCTGCGCATCATCGACAAGACCGCGGCGTTCCGCTCGATCCTCGACAACGCCCTCACCGTCAACGCGACGATCGTCACGCAGCGCCAGACCGATACCGCGCTCGTGCAGAACGAGCAGGTCAAGAAGATCTCGGGATGGGCCGCGATCCTCTTCGGCCCCACCCTGGTGGGCACCATCTACGGCATGAACTTCGTGTATATGCCCGAATTGGAATGGCCGCTCGGCTACCCGATGGCGCTCGCCCTGATGGCGGCGACGAGCCTCACCCTCTACTGGGTGTTCCGCAAGCGCCACTGGCTCTGA
- a CDS encoding arylsulfatase produces MTADDRTSVVGEPLPPARTLPFPPKPSGSYAGRTLAESTYSPLPPERHLNENAPNVLVILIDDAGPALPAPLGGKVATPTLDRIRQGGIGYNRFHTTSMCSPTRASLLTGRNHHRVGAGQIAELANDWDGYSGHIPKSSATMAEVLRNYGYSTAAWGKWHNTPAEETTKAGPYENWPTGNGFEYFYGFLAGEASQYEPNLVRNTTSVLPPKSPEEGYHLSEDIADDAIAWLRDHKALSPDKPFFMYWATGAIHGPHHVHKEWADKYKGVFDDGWDVYREEALVGAKAAGWVPEDAVLTPRPDSLQGWDDIPDHQKPFQARLMEVCAGFGEHADVQAGRVVDELERLGYADDTIVIYIWGDNGSSGEGQNGTISELLAQNMIPTTIDQHIAALEELGGLDALGTPATDNQYHAAWAWAGSTPYQGMKLMASHLGGTRNPMFIQWPGRIAPDPAPRTQFHHVIDLAPTLYEILGISHPETVNGVPQDPIDGTSFAYSIVDKTAEGRHRVQYFEVMASRAIYEDGWMACTTGPRLPWVPGLAPGIQTWTPDHDRWELYHLDEDWSQSKDLADQHPDKLAQLKDVFWIEAAKNKVLPIGGGLWVVPLHPELRFAPPYTEWEMTGDTTRVPEFCAPALGNRPNLVTVEATVGEKANGVLYKLGGAGGGLTAFVVDGILTYEYNLFLVQRTTIAAAEPLAAGDHTIEIETSYVEPRPGGPLSVVLRVDGTEVASGTVPVSAPLLFTANDCLDIGRAYGGAVSRAYVDKMPFAFDGEIGRVHVAYKVPAQA; encoded by the coding sequence ATGACCGCTGACGACCGCACCTCTGTCGTGGGGGAGCCGCTCCCACCCGCACGGACGCTTCCCTTCCCGCCGAAGCCGTCCGGCAGCTACGCGGGCCGCACGCTCGCCGAGTCGACGTACTCGCCGCTGCCGCCCGAGCGCCATCTGAACGAGAACGCGCCCAACGTGCTCGTCATCCTCATCGACGACGCCGGGCCCGCGCTCCCGGCGCCTCTCGGCGGCAAGGTCGCCACGCCGACGCTCGATCGCATCCGCCAGGGCGGCATCGGCTACAACCGCTTCCACACCACGTCGATGTGCTCGCCGACGCGCGCCTCGCTGCTGACCGGTCGCAACCACCACCGCGTGGGCGCCGGTCAGATCGCCGAGCTCGCCAATGACTGGGACGGCTACTCGGGTCACATCCCGAAGTCGAGCGCCACCATGGCCGAGGTGCTGCGCAACTACGGCTACTCGACCGCGGCGTGGGGCAAGTGGCACAACACGCCCGCCGAAGAGACCACCAAGGCCGGCCCATACGAGAATTGGCCGACCGGCAACGGCTTCGAGTACTTCTACGGCTTCCTCGCGGGCGAGGCGTCGCAGTACGAGCCCAACCTGGTGCGCAACACGACGTCGGTGCTGCCGCCGAAGTCGCCGGAGGAGGGGTATCACCTCAGCGAGGACATCGCCGACGATGCGATCGCGTGGCTGCGCGACCACAAGGCGCTCTCGCCCGACAAGCCCTTCTTCATGTACTGGGCGACCGGCGCCATCCACGGCCCGCACCACGTGCACAAGGAGTGGGCCGACAAGTACAAGGGCGTCTTCGACGACGGGTGGGACGTCTACCGCGAGGAGGCACTCGTGGGGGCGAAGGCGGCGGGCTGGGTGCCCGAGGACGCGGTGCTCACGCCCCGGCCCGACTCGCTGCAGGGCTGGGACGACATCCCCGACCACCAGAAGCCGTTCCAGGCCCGTCTCATGGAGGTGTGCGCCGGGTTCGGCGAGCACGCCGACGTGCAGGCCGGCCGTGTGGTCGATGAGCTCGAGCGACTGGGCTACGCCGACGACACGATCGTCATCTACATCTGGGGCGACAACGGCTCATCGGGCGAGGGCCAGAACGGCACGATCAGCGAGCTGCTCGCGCAGAACATGATCCCGACCACGATCGACCAGCACATCGCGGCTCTCGAGGAGCTCGGCGGCCTCGACGCACTGGGCACGCCGGCGACCGACAACCAGTACCACGCAGCGTGGGCCTGGGCGGGGTCGACCCCGTATCAGGGCATGAAGCTGATGGCCTCCCACCTCGGCGGCACCCGCAACCCGATGTTCATCCAGTGGCCTGGGCGGATCGCGCCCGACCCGGCGCCGCGCACCCAGTTCCACCACGTCATCGACCTGGCTCCGACGCTCTACGAGATCCTCGGCATCTCGCACCCCGAGACGGTGAACGGCGTCCCGCAGGACCCGATCGACGGCACGAGCTTCGCCTACTCGATCGTCGACAAGACCGCCGAGGGCCGCCACCGTGTGCAGTACTTCGAGGTGATGGCGAGCCGCGCGATCTACGAGGACGGTTGGATGGCGTGCACGACCGGCCCGCGCCTGCCCTGGGTCCCGGGGCTGGCGCCGGGGATCCAGACCTGGACGCCCGACCACGACAGGTGGGAGCTCTACCACCTCGACGAGGACTGGAGCCAGTCGAAGGATCTCGCCGACCAGCATCCCGACAAGCTCGCGCAGCTCAAGGACGTGTTCTGGATCGAAGCAGCCAAGAACAAGGTCCTCCCCATCGGCGGCGGACTGTGGGTCGTGCCGCTGCACCCGGAGTTGCGGTTCGCCCCGCCCTACACCGAGTGGGAGATGACAGGCGACACCACCCGGGTGCCGGAGTTCTGCGCGCCCGCTCTCGGCAACAGACCGAACCTGGTCACCGTCGAGGCGACCGTGGGCGAGAAGGCCAACGGCGTGCTCTACAAGCTCGGCGGCGCCGGCGGCGGTCTGACCGCGTTCGTCGTCGACGGCATCCTCACGTACGAGTACAACCTCTTCCTGGTGCAACGGACGACCATCGCGGCCGCTGAGCCGCTCGCGGCGGGCGACCACACGATCGAGATCGAGACGTCGTACGTCGAGCCGCGACCGGGCGGCCCGCTCAGCGTCGTGCTGCGGGTCGACGGAACGGAGGTCGCGTCGGGCACGGTGCCCGTCAGTGCGCCGCTGCTGTTCACGGCGAACGACTGCCTCGACATCGGCCGCGCCTACGGCGGTGCCGTCTCCCGCGCCTACGTCGACAAGATGCCGTTCGCCTTCGACGGTGAGATCGGCCGCGTCCACGTCGCGTACAAGGTGCCCGCCCAGGCGTAG
- the helR gene encoding RNA polymerase recycling motor ATPase HelR, whose product MNTLPISDSNPRSPSAELTAFHLPARLSAKSDPALIGGDEQHFAAIADALERSIAGLGLRLDELRRRPGGHGQAGVERDIEIHRVSARLRVLRRFGVDACLGRMVPADGSEPVYIGRFGLTDAAGHRLLVDWRTPAAEPFFAATHAHPSGLVSRRRYRWTGDHVTDYWDEVFTAEGLDHNAALDDQSAFIASLGASRSPRMRDVLGTIQADQDAIIRAGSRGALVVDGGPGTGKTVVALHRAAYLVYSDPHLGEGRGGVLFVGPSPAYLSYVEDVLPSLGEESVQTCTLRDLVSEGAAAGPETDPVVARLKADARMVDAIEPAVRLYEEPPTEGLLVETPWAELWLAPQDWAEAFASAEAGLPHNEARDQVWETVLDILTDQVDGEEVPLHQLRRALARNEELTRAFGRAWPLVEASVLVSDLWSVPAYLRRCAPWLEADEIAALQRSDAAAWTTADLPLLDAARRRLGGPGASRRRREREAKLAQEREYMAQVVDRLKEAGDEMVQWLDGDDLRNSLVDESVLDAVDPDLLAGPFAHVVVDEAQELTDAQWRMLLARCPSRSFTVVGDRAQARHGFHESWQDRLEHAGLSEVGVSSLTINYRTPSEVMAEAEPVIRAAVPDANVPTSIRSSGVPVRRGAVAERDAILAEWLDGHGEGVACVIGDPSFAPQERVRSLTPELAKGLEFDLVVLVEPSTFGDGTEGAVDRYVAMTRATERLVVLEG is encoded by the coding sequence GTGAATACCCTTCCGATCAGCGATTCGAACCCGCGCTCTCCCTCAGCCGAGCTCACCGCCTTCCACCTTCCCGCCCGCCTCTCCGCCAAGTCCGACCCGGCGCTCATCGGCGGCGACGAGCAGCACTTCGCCGCGATCGCCGACGCCCTCGAGCGCTCGATCGCGGGACTCGGGCTGCGCCTCGACGAGCTGCGCCGCCGCCCCGGCGGGCACGGCCAGGCGGGCGTCGAGCGAGACATCGAGATCCACCGCGTCTCGGCGCGGCTGCGGGTGCTGCGCCGCTTCGGGGTCGACGCGTGTCTGGGCCGCATGGTTCCCGCCGACGGCTCCGAGCCCGTCTACATCGGCCGCTTCGGACTCACGGATGCTGCCGGCCACCGCCTGCTCGTCGACTGGCGTACGCCCGCCGCCGAGCCCTTCTTCGCCGCCACGCACGCGCACCCCTCCGGGCTCGTGAGCCGCCGGCGGTACCGCTGGACCGGCGATCACGTCACCGATTACTGGGACGAGGTCTTCACCGCCGAGGGGCTCGACCACAACGCGGCACTCGACGACCAGTCCGCATTCATCGCGAGCCTCGGAGCGAGCCGCTCGCCCCGCATGCGCGATGTGCTCGGCACGATCCAGGCCGATCAGGACGCCATCATCCGCGCCGGCTCACGGGGTGCGCTCGTCGTGGACGGCGGCCCCGGTACGGGCAAGACCGTGGTGGCGCTGCACCGCGCCGCGTACCTGGTGTACTCCGACCCGCACCTCGGCGAAGGGCGCGGCGGCGTGCTGTTCGTCGGCCCGAGCCCCGCGTACCTCTCCTACGTGGAGGATGTGCTCCCCAGCCTCGGCGAGGAGAGCGTGCAGACCTGCACCCTGCGCGACCTCGTGAGCGAGGGCGCGGCGGCGGGGCCTGAGACCGACCCCGTCGTCGCGCGACTGAAGGCCGACGCACGCATGGTGGACGCGATCGAGCCCGCCGTCCGGCTCTACGAGGAGCCGCCCACCGAGGGCCTGCTCGTCGAGACACCGTGGGCCGAGCTGTGGCTCGCGCCACAGGACTGGGCCGAGGCGTTCGCGTCGGCCGAGGCGGGCCTGCCGCACAACGAGGCGCGCGACCAGGTCTGGGAGACGGTCCTCGACATCCTCACCGACCAGGTCGACGGCGAAGAGGTGCCGCTGCACCAGCTGCGGCGGGCGCTGGCTCGCAACGAGGAGCTGACGCGCGCCTTCGGCCGCGCGTGGCCGCTGGTCGAGGCATCCGTTCTCGTGTCCGATCTGTGGAGTGTCCCCGCGTATCTGCGCCGCTGCGCTCCATGGCTCGAAGCGGATGAGATCGCGGCGCTCCAGAGATCGGATGCTGCCGCCTGGACGACCGCGGATCTGCCACTGCTCGACGCGGCCCGGCGCCGGCTGGGCGGTCCGGGGGCGTCGCGACGACGCCGGGAGCGCGAGGCGAAGCTCGCGCAGGAGCGCGAGTACATGGCGCAGGTCGTCGACCGTCTGAAGGAGGCCGGCGACGAGATGGTGCAGTGGCTCGACGGCGACGACCTGCGCAACAGCCTCGTCGACGAGTCGGTGCTCGACGCCGTCGACCCCGACCTGCTCGCGGGGCCGTTCGCGCACGTGGTCGTCGACGAGGCCCAGGAGCTCACCGATGCGCAATGGCGGATGCTGCTGGCCCGCTGCCCGTCGCGCAGCTTCACGGTGGTCGGCGACCGGGCGCAGGCGCGGCACGGCTTCCACGAGTCGTGGCAGGATCGCCTGGAGCACGCCGGTCTGAGCGAGGTCGGCGTGTCGTCGCTCACGATCAACTACCGCACGCCGAGCGAGGTCATGGCCGAGGCCGAGCCGGTGATCCGCGCGGCGGTCCCCGACGCGAACGTGCCCACGTCGATCCGTTCGAGCGGGGTGCCGGTGCGCCGCGGCGCGGTGGCGGAGCGCGACGCCATCCTCGCCGAATGGCTCGACGGGCACGGCGAGGGTGTGGCGTGCGTCATCGGCGATCCGTCCTTCGCCCCGCAGGAGCGCGTGCGCTCGCTCACCCCTGAGCTCGCGAAGGGCCTCGAGTTCGACCTCGTCGTGCTCGTCGAGCCGTCGACGTTCGGTGACGGGACCGAGGGTGCCGTCGACCGCTACGTGGCGATGACCCGAGCCACCGAGCGCCTGGTGGTGCTGGAGGGTTGA
- a CDS encoding Rossmann-like and DUF2520 domain-containing protein: MPDSHSAHALARVAIVGDGRVGRAMVSALRRAGVDVQGPLGRGATGERADIVLLAVPDAEIGVAAALIAPDRVVGHFSGATTLEPLAPHEALSIHPLTTVTGETSFAGVPAALAGSTAEALAAAHALADALGMRPFDVSDADRPAYHAAASIASNFLVTLESFAEDLAATAGVPREALAPLVRATVANWEAHAAAALTGPIARGDEQTVARQRAAVAQRLPERAELFDALVAATRDLRARQEAGS, translated from the coding sequence ATGCCGGACTCGCACTCCGCGCACGCGCTTGCCCGCGTCGCGATCGTCGGCGACGGTCGCGTCGGTCGTGCCATGGTGTCTGCGCTCCGTCGAGCCGGTGTCGACGTGCAAGGTCCCCTCGGCCGCGGCGCGACGGGCGAGCGCGCCGACATCGTGCTGCTCGCGGTGCCGGATGCCGAGATCGGCGTCGCGGCGGCGCTCATCGCACCGGACCGTGTCGTAGGACACTTCTCGGGCGCGACGACGCTCGAGCCGCTCGCACCGCACGAGGCGCTCAGCATCCACCCCCTCACCACCGTGACCGGCGAAACGTCCTTCGCGGGCGTGCCCGCGGCCCTCGCCGGGTCGACCGCGGAGGCCCTCGCCGCCGCGCATGCGCTCGCCGACGCGCTGGGGATGAGGCCGTTCGACGTTTCCGATGCCGACCGCCCCGCGTACCACGCGGCCGCGTCGATCGCCTCGAACTTCCTGGTGACGCTCGAGTCCTTCGCTGAGGACCTCGCCGCGACCGCGGGTGTTCCCCGCGAGGCGCTCGCACCGCTCGTGCGCGCCACGGTCGCGAACTGGGAGGCTCACGCAGCCGCAGCCCTCACCGGGCCCATCGCCCGCGGCGACGAGCAGACCGTCGCCCGCCAGCGCGCCGCCGTGGCCCAGCGGCTCCCCGAGCGCGCCGAGCTCTTCGACGCCCTGGTCGCCGCGACGCGCGACCTCCGCGCGCGACAGGAGGCGGGCTCATGA